The Winogradskyella schleiferi genome has a window encoding:
- a CDS encoding GIY-YIG nuclease family protein — MNENLIDAVVDQLLDFNTSKPLSHYVIFNGNKIRYSNIPENELGLYAFWLTNNDGIVETLNRSLEIKGPGNKSYKFTWDWNVNEKHILLYIGKTTTFRSRLSQHLKLKTFTWVVPEDKTSPYKRTTSCQLRSGIEHLLSGNIQPSILGLDFIRKRIQVTYIPLEGLGNRFFAEDLAIGKGKPWFNVDSER; from the coding sequence CAATTATTAGATTTTAACACTTCAAAGCCGTTATCTCACTACGTTATTTTTAACGGGAATAAAATAAGATACTCTAATATTCCAGAAAATGAATTGGGTCTTTATGCATTTTGGTTAACGAATAATGATGGTATTGTAGAAACACTTAATCGTTCTTTAGAAATAAAAGGACCAGGCAACAAATCTTACAAATTTACTTGGGATTGGAATGTGAATGAAAAACACATATTACTTTATATTGGTAAAACGACTACGTTTAGGAGCAGATTATCGCAACATCTAAAACTAAAGACTTTTACTTGGGTAGTTCCAGAAGACAAAACAAGTCCTTATAAACGGACAACTTCCTGTCAATTAAGAAGCGGCATTGAGCATTTACTTAGTGGCAATATCCAACCTAGTATCCTTGGATTGGATTTTATACGAAAGCGAATTCAAGTTACATATATACCACTAGAGGGATTGGGAAATCGGTTCTTCGCAGAGGATCTTGCCATAGGAAAAGGCAAACCGTGGTTCAATGTGGACTCAGAACGTTAG
- a CDS encoding DUF7192 family protein, with translation MSAPKQHTLKSPNGKYNYLLFDSVFAFNAFVDDETKNLSSANQSRWNFIEESTDSQLQSGTDWYGTPTPKTVKELNEHRTFLGMSLVAKIQPKIKEKLIHYLQYINDSVMPKPKMAYNDRGLGVFSFERAAMGMYQQFPINTTSPLNTSVSQMNIELGNKKVLTSVKSVFAYFKDKQMSYPSLQLYIMAGANAHVKGNDLLYVGLACAELVEFMELRGISVEVNVMLGTSFNNQVTMGCVRVKRFQDKLDKNQLLLMSSDPRYFRFRGFKSLVTMSNYFGLTIPSGLGTISASMGAAFAKAINPKGFVFEQSYSMDSAVKEVSQIITNYKNQLQPNG, from the coding sequence GTGAGCGCACCAAAACAACATACCCTTAAAAGTCCTAATGGCAAATACAACTATCTATTATTTGATAGTGTCTTTGCTTTCAATGCTTTTGTAGATGATGAGACTAAAAATCTATCATCTGCAAATCAGTCGCGTTGGAATTTTATTGAAGAAAGTACCGATAGTCAGCTACAAAGTGGAACGGATTGGTACGGCACACCAACACCTAAAACAGTTAAGGAGCTTAACGAACATCGTACCTTTTTAGGGATGTCACTTGTCGCTAAAATTCAGCCAAAAATCAAGGAGAAACTCATACATTATTTGCAGTATATCAACGATTCTGTAATGCCAAAACCAAAGATGGCTTACAATGATCGTGGTCTTGGCGTGTTCTCTTTCGAGCGTGCTGCGATGGGAATGTATCAACAGTTTCCTATTAATACGACTTCGCCACTCAACACCTCTGTAAGTCAGATGAATATTGAGTTAGGAAACAAGAAAGTGCTCACTTCGGTGAAGAGTGTATTTGCCTATTTCAAGGACAAGCAAATGTCGTATCCATCGCTTCAATTGTACATTATGGCTGGTGCAAATGCCCACGTAAAGGGTAACGATTTGCTTTATGTAGGTCTCGCCTGTGCAGAGCTTGTAGAGTTTATGGAACTGCGTGGCATTTCGGTTGAAGTGAATGTGATGTTGGGCACTTCTTTCAATAACCAGGTCACGATGGGTTGTGTGCGCGTAAAACGCTTTCAGGATAAACTGGATAAAAACCAATTGCTATTGATGAGTAGTGATCCACGTTATTTCAGGTTTCGTGGTTTTAAATCTTTGGTGACGATGAGTAACTATTTCGGTCTCACGATTCCTTCTGGTTTGGGAACTATTTCGGCTAGTATGGGTGCCGCTTTCGCGAAAGCGATAAACCCTAAAGGCTTCGTTTTTGAACAAAGTTATTCGATGGATTCGGCAGTAAAAGAGGTCTCACAAATCATTACCAATTATAAAAATCAGTTGCAGCCAAATGGATAA